The proteins below are encoded in one region of Methanobrevibacter sp.:
- a CDS encoding C-GCAxxG-C-C family protein: MNSIEEAVKLFENGYMCSQAVFAAFSEDFNLPKEQALKIGACFGSGMRKAEVCGACTGALMALGLKFGEDKSQSNEACEKFLDEFKKENGSIICRDLLECDISTKEGVEQAIENNLFKEFCPKMVESAAKIAKDILYD, from the coding sequence ATGAATTCAATTGAGGAAGCAGTAAAATTATTTGAAAACGGTTACATGTGTTCACAGGCGGTATTCGCAGCATTCAGTGAAGACTTTAACTTACCTAAAGAGCAAGCTCTAAAAATAGGAGCATGTTTTGGAAGCGGCATGAGAAAGGCAGAGGTTTGCGGTGCCTGTACAGGTGCACTAATGGCACTGGGCTTGAAATTTGGAGAGGATAAATCTCAAAGCAATGAAGCCTGTGAAAAATTTCTGGATGAATTTAAAAAGGAAAACGGATCCATAATATGCCGTGACCTTCTTGAGTGTGACATTAGTACAAAAGAAGGGGTTGAACAGGCAATTGAAAATAACCTTTTTAAGGAATTTTGTCCTAAAATGGTCGAATCTGCAGCAAAAATCGCAAAAGACATATTATATGACTGA
- a CDS encoding methyltransferase domain-containing protein, giving the protein MIKDKILSKSNQFNYYKDNYFRLLEENKKIKEDLKKTKKNHNKLKKNNARLKKQNDILEKDNIVKNNDFDLLKPYVLESSIENSDLKFCPVCGRPTEFVPAGITKRKNALCNKCKAFERHRLFFLVLLKKYNHIFNKNIKLLHFAPEKVLYNKFINNESVDYYPVDIDPENFAKKNMTIRDKVNMEEIPYEDNKFDLIINVHVLEHVHDDMKAMHEIYRVLKKGGICFVSVPLSGNYETLQKPEYNTPELRLKHYLQEDHVRLYGYDIKDKLESVGFEVKQYNIDSLTSEEKVWELYGLHNGFVLFVCEK; this is encoded by the coding sequence ATGATAAAGGACAAGATATTATCTAAAAGTAATCAATTCAATTATTATAAGGACAATTATTTTCGATTATTGGAAGAAAATAAAAAAATAAAGGAAGATTTGAAAAAAACAAAAAAGAATCATAATAAACTTAAGAAAAATAATGCAAGGTTAAAAAAACAAAACGATATACTGGAAAAGGACAATATCGTAAAAAATAATGATTTTGATTTGTTAAAACCATATGTACTGGAAAGTTCAATTGAAAATTCTGATTTAAAATTCTGTCCTGTGTGCGGCAGACCTACCGAGTTTGTTCCGGCAGGAATTACTAAAAGAAAAAATGCATTATGTAACAAATGCAAAGCCTTCGAAAGGCACAGACTCTTTTTCCTGGTTTTATTGAAAAAATATAATCACATATTTAATAAAAATATTAAATTGCTGCACTTTGCACCTGAAAAAGTACTGTACAACAAGTTCATCAACAATGAGTCAGTCGACTATTATCCTGTAGACATTGATCCTGAAAACTTTGCTAAAAAGAACATGACAATCAGGGACAAAGTCAATATGGAAGAAATCCCATATGAAGACAACAAATTTGATTTGATAATAAACGTTCATGTTTTAGAACATGTGCACGATGATATGAAAGCAATGCATGAAATATATAGAGTGCTTAAAAAAGGAGGAATATGCTTTGTTTCAGTTCCTTTATCCGGAAACTATGAAACACTGCAAAAACCGGAATACAATACACCCGAATTGAGACTTAAACATTATCTCCAGGAAGACCATGTAAGGCTATACGGATATGACATCAAGGACAAATTAGAATCCGTAGGCTTTGAAGTGAAACAATATAACATAGACAGTTTAACTTCCGAAGAAAAAGTTTGGGAATTATACGGACTCCACAATGGCTTCGTATTGTTTGTCTGTGAAAAATAA